One genomic region from Sorangium aterium encodes:
- a CDS encoding Rpn family recombination-promoting nuclease/putative transposase, producing the protein MTPTPHDALFKSTFSQPEHAAGALREALPAALAAQIDFGSLTLQPGSFIDEALVASHSDLLFTARLEQGSRFIYVLFEHQSTMHPLMASRLLAYMVRIWQGYLERHPKATLLPGILPVVLVHGAIAWNAPVSFQDLLDVPPETLAQMAEHVPQFCFVLDDISHETDEALRARAMTALGRVVLWCFRHSSDFDELVKLLPAWRDVLEEVRRAPSGGAALARLWHYMFSIADLRDPEKVLKALLAAAGPEAKEEIVTIADYLREEGRREGRLAGEREGRLAGEREGRLAGEREGRLAGEREGRLEGQRSTLLKQLRLRFGELPEPIEARIGAADAAQIEGWTERVITAPTLDDALTER; encoded by the coding sequence ATGACGCCGACCCCTCACGACGCCCTGTTCAAGTCCACGTTCAGCCAGCCGGAGCACGCGGCCGGGGCGCTGCGCGAGGCGCTGCCGGCGGCGCTTGCGGCCCAGATCGACTTCGGGTCGCTGACGCTGCAACCTGGCAGCTTCATCGACGAAGCGCTCGTGGCGAGCCACAGCGACCTGCTCTTCACCGCGAGGCTGGAGCAAGGGTCGCGGTTCATCTACGTGCTCTTCGAGCACCAGAGCACGATGCACCCGCTGATGGCGTCCCGGCTGCTCGCGTACATGGTGCGGATCTGGCAGGGCTACCTGGAGCGTCACCCCAAGGCGACGCTCCTCCCGGGGATCCTGCCGGTGGTGCTGGTTCACGGCGCGATTGCCTGGAACGCGCCGGTTTCGTTTCAGGATCTGCTGGATGTGCCGCCGGAAACGCTGGCGCAGATGGCCGAGCATGTGCCGCAGTTCTGTTTCGTGCTGGACGACATCAGCCACGAGACGGACGAGGCGCTGCGAGCGCGGGCGATGACGGCGCTGGGGCGGGTGGTGCTGTGGTGCTTCCGGCATTCGAGCGACTTCGACGAGCTGGTGAAGCTCCTGCCGGCGTGGCGCGACGTACTCGAGGAGGTGCGTCGGGCGCCCAGCGGAGGGGCTGCGCTCGCGCGCTTGTGGCATTATATGTTCAGCATCGCCGACCTGCGCGACCCCGAGAAAGTGCTGAAGGCGCTGCTCGCGGCAGCGGGACCGGAGGCCAAGGAGGAGATCGTGACCATCGCAGATTACCTTCGCGAAGAGGGGCGCCGGGAGGGCCGGCTGGCGGGCGAGCGAGAGGGCCGGCTGGCGGGCGAGCGAGAGGGCCGGCTGGCGGGCGAGCGAGAGGGCCGGCTGGCGGGCGAGCGAGAGGGCCGGCTCGAAGGGCAGCGGAGCACGTTGCTGAAGCAGCTCCGGCTGCGCTTCGGCGAGCTGCCGGAGCCGATCGAGGCGCGCATCGGCGCCGCGGATGCCGCGCAGATCGAAGGCTGGACCGAGCGCGTGATCACCGCGCCTACGCTCGACGACGCGCTGACCGAGCGCTGA
- a CDS encoding ATPase, with product MATKAPTAASSRTKNTKNTRASSDAGGAHRSSGGAPEFTLSAEREAELLREAESLGDNASLFPGKLARRVIWASRIQLAAERDAADLVLTPFAEGEPPLTGEEISGLREKIELLRVVQSRWQAAQQRQERASAAFQKPAAEAVQIKQSLLRFFDLRFKKSPEGQKRLMAIRAGSGDPDLVQDTSDLLLLCSEHAEAVQKAPRGEAAAADRLRELSPLLARMLADKTLSLEAVRSRKLRDAVYTLVVNAERRLRAAAEYWYAGTDKMKDYAPFPASRGAYGGGGAEGEDGGESEEAEPEDGESEEGESGDDEAGDDGESP from the coding sequence ATGGCAACGAAGGCACCCACCGCCGCTTCATCCAGGACCAAGAACACCAAGAACACACGCGCTTCGAGCGACGCCGGAGGCGCGCACCGCTCGTCGGGCGGTGCGCCCGAGTTCACGCTGAGCGCCGAGCGAGAGGCCGAGCTGCTCCGAGAGGCCGAGTCGCTGGGCGATAACGCCTCCCTGTTTCCAGGCAAGCTCGCTCGACGCGTCATCTGGGCGAGCCGCATTCAGCTCGCTGCCGAGCGCGACGCGGCGGATCTCGTGCTCACCCCGTTCGCCGAGGGCGAGCCCCCGCTCACGGGCGAGGAGATCAGCGGGCTTCGTGAGAAGATCGAGCTCCTCCGCGTCGTGCAATCGCGCTGGCAAGCGGCGCAGCAGCGCCAGGAGCGGGCCTCGGCGGCCTTCCAGAAGCCGGCCGCCGAGGCCGTCCAGATCAAGCAATCGCTCCTCCGCTTCTTCGATCTCCGCTTCAAGAAGAGCCCCGAAGGGCAAAAGCGGCTCATGGCGATCCGGGCAGGCAGCGGTGACCCCGATCTGGTCCAGGACACCTCCGATCTCCTCTTGCTCTGCTCCGAGCACGCGGAGGCCGTTCAAAAGGCGCCTCGCGGCGAGGCCGCCGCGGCGGACCGCCTCCGCGAGCTCTCGCCGCTGCTCGCGCGCATGCTCGCCGACAAGACGCTCTCTCTCGAGGCGGTGCGCTCGCGCAAGCTCCGCGACGCCGTGTACACCCTCGTCGTGAACGCCGAGCGGAGGCTGCGCGCCGCCGCGGAGTACTGGTATGCGGGCACCGACAAGATGAAGGACTATGCGCCGTTCCCAGCCTCCCGCGGCGCCTACGGCGGAGGAGGAGCGGAGGGGGAGGATGGCGGCGAGTCGGAGGAGGCCGAGCCGGAAGACGGCGAGTCGGAGGAGGGCGAGTCGGGTGACGACGAGGCGGGCGATGACGGGGAATCGCCCTGA
- a CDS encoding DUF11 domain-containing protein: protein MRRQLSITGLASLTLIGLTTASATAEPKLRVQVDQQGDFALIGSSLGQECRSATPRPTEGTVGACGQSTVESGPDLFWRSDSPADGRAEASLDITPEMARTTAVLTLPEGATVTHAFLYWAARNTAGADPDVELHHEGGYDGAVTAIDSVETVINQGKPNESHNYQSVADITSIVKESGAGAYRVGGVDVVDVRDSDDDVVFVAWWMVVFYEAPRSPMRNLALFDGLDRVSDVGWQQVELSGFKVPDAGFVAKLGIVAFEGDNSNTGDSVFFNPKNPGKPDLAEALSDELNPADNFFNSTRSALGKAVSMEGDLPRIPGTPQSMSGVDIDIVDVSAKLKPGDDRATLVATSKDELYFLAGWVTSISNYGPDFSKSSKVATDLGGLPTYRGDAVEYRITATNTGNDEAVGAVLTDALPAGVTFVPGSLSIVDGPNAGPQTDAPGDDLGQYDPATRTITFWLGDGADSARGGSIPVDGSVTVRFEVTVDADAPDLIKNQAKISAAGAFGAPVSDDPTDGNGDAPGAPPTEVAVVPEAFYAAGSGMLGPCAASPRGRDGSAGWLAGLALAGLLCRRRRA from the coding sequence ATGAGAAGGCAGTTGAGCATCACGGGGCTCGCGTCCCTCACGCTGATCGGGCTCACGACCGCCAGCGCGACGGCCGAGCCCAAGCTGCGCGTACAGGTCGATCAGCAGGGCGACTTCGCCCTCATCGGGAGCTCGCTCGGGCAGGAGTGCCGCTCCGCGACGCCGAGGCCCACGGAGGGCACGGTGGGCGCATGCGGCCAGTCGACCGTCGAGTCGGGGCCCGATCTCTTCTGGCGGTCCGACTCGCCTGCTGACGGCAGGGCGGAGGCGAGCCTCGATATCACCCCGGAGATGGCGCGCACGACCGCTGTGCTGACGCTGCCCGAGGGGGCGACGGTGACCCACGCGTTCCTGTACTGGGCCGCGCGCAACACCGCCGGCGCCGATCCGGACGTGGAGCTCCACCACGAGGGCGGCTACGACGGCGCGGTGACCGCCATCGACTCGGTCGAGACGGTGATCAACCAGGGGAAGCCCAACGAGTCGCACAACTACCAGTCCGTCGCCGACATCACCTCGATCGTGAAGGAGAGCGGCGCCGGGGCCTACCGGGTGGGCGGCGTGGACGTCGTCGACGTGAGGGACAGCGACGACGACGTGGTCTTCGTCGCGTGGTGGATGGTGGTGTTTTACGAGGCGCCGAGATCGCCGATGCGCAACCTCGCGCTGTTCGACGGGCTCGACCGGGTCTCCGACGTGGGATGGCAGCAGGTCGAGCTCTCGGGCTTCAAGGTGCCCGACGCCGGCTTCGTGGCGAAGCTGGGCATCGTCGCGTTCGAGGGCGACAACTCGAACACCGGCGACAGCGTGTTCTTCAACCCCAAGAACCCGGGGAAGCCCGATCTGGCCGAGGCGCTGAGCGACGAGCTGAACCCCGCGGACAACTTCTTCAACAGCACCCGTTCGGCGCTCGGAAAGGCCGTGTCGATGGAGGGCGATCTCCCGAGGATCCCGGGCACGCCTCAGAGCATGTCGGGGGTCGACATCGACATCGTCGATGTCAGCGCGAAGCTCAAGCCGGGGGACGATCGGGCCACGCTCGTCGCCACGAGCAAGGACGAGCTCTATTTCCTCGCGGGGTGGGTGACGTCGATCTCCAACTACGGGCCTGATTTCAGCAAATCGAGCAAGGTGGCCACGGATCTCGGCGGGCTGCCGACCTACCGCGGAGACGCCGTCGAATACCGCATCACGGCGACGAACACGGGCAATGACGAGGCGGTGGGCGCGGTGCTGACGGACGCGCTGCCTGCTGGCGTGACGTTCGTCCCTGGCTCGCTGTCGATCGTCGACGGGCCGAACGCCGGTCCCCAGACGGACGCGCCTGGCGACGACCTCGGGCAGTACGATCCCGCGACGCGGACCATCACGTTCTGGCTCGGGGATGGGGCGGACAGCGCGCGAGGCGGGAGCATCCCTGTCGACGGCAGCGTCACCGTGCGCTTCGAGGTGACGGTCGACGCGGACGCGCCGGACCTCATCAAGAACCAGGCGAAGATCTCCGCGGCGGGCGCGTTCGGCGCGCCGGTCAGCGACGATCCGACCGACGGCAACGGCGACGCCCCGGGCGCGCCGCCGACCGAGGTGGCCGTGGTGCCGGAGGCTTTCTATGCGGCTGGCAGCGGCATGCTCGGCCCCTGCGCGGCGAGCCCGCGAGGCCGGGATGGGAGCGCCGGCTGGCTCGCCGGGCTCGCGCTGGCGGGTCTGCTCTGCCGGCGGCGGAGGGCGTAG
- a CDS encoding OmpA family protein, translating into MRLWALRSLAAALAALVVALLLLPAPARAQDAPVNPGGMALSRFVPAPAGDRMFSVPSPFAAGHLTPHVMLLADYASNPLVLRRERDGAEIGAVVSDQLTFHLAASLPLWNKVSFDLDAPLTAVQSGESPSGGGQQFPSPSGAALGDVRLGARVQLHGTYHDPFQLAVGAYLWLPTGADDSFVSDGSVRAMPYVAVGGRMERLVWSTALGTEVRRSQSFGGVAQGTMLTLGGGVGFLAADGRLQVGPELSAAMVLEDLSSRSTNAELLLDARYRFLPFMEAGIGVGPGITSGIGTPDVRAVAMAAFTPEQPTDQDRDGIGDPEDACPSVPGVRSGDPKKNGCPPPPDRDADGIVDAEDACPAVAGVRSDDPKKNGCPPPPDRDADGIVDAEDACPAVAGVRSDDPKKNGCPPDQDDDGVADAEDACPDIKGFRSKNPEKNGCPRDTDGDSFRDDKDACPREKGFADPDPEKNGCPKAVRVTEKHVVILQQVQFDTNKATIKPVSDPLLDEVAEVLKEHPEIELIEIQGHTDNRGTVEHNRVLSQNRANSVMAALVRRGIDSTRLTAQGYGRDQPIDDNATEAGRQRNRRVQFNIIKQAAYKPQAETGEDR; encoded by the coding sequence ATGAGACTTTGGGCTCTCCGTTCGCTTGCCGCCGCGCTGGCCGCTCTCGTCGTCGCCCTCCTCCTCCTCCCTGCGCCCGCGCGCGCGCAGGACGCGCCGGTCAACCCCGGAGGCATGGCCCTGAGCCGCTTCGTGCCGGCGCCGGCCGGGGACCGCATGTTCAGCGTGCCGTCGCCGTTCGCGGCAGGGCACCTCACGCCGCATGTGATGCTGCTCGCCGATTACGCGAGCAACCCGCTGGTCCTGCGGCGCGAGCGCGACGGCGCGGAGATCGGCGCGGTCGTCAGCGATCAGCTCACGTTCCACCTGGCCGCGTCGCTCCCGCTCTGGAACAAGGTGAGCTTCGACCTCGATGCGCCGCTCACCGCGGTGCAGTCGGGGGAGAGCCCGAGCGGCGGCGGCCAGCAGTTCCCGTCGCCGAGCGGCGCGGCGCTCGGCGACGTGCGGCTCGGCGCGCGCGTGCAGCTCCATGGTACGTACCATGACCCGTTCCAGCTCGCCGTCGGCGCGTACCTCTGGTTGCCGACCGGCGCGGACGACTCGTTCGTGAGCGACGGGAGCGTCCGGGCGATGCCGTATGTCGCTGTAGGCGGCCGCATGGAGCGGCTCGTCTGGTCGACCGCGCTGGGCACGGAGGTCCGGCGCTCCCAGTCGTTCGGCGGCGTGGCGCAGGGGACGATGCTCACGCTGGGCGGCGGCGTCGGGTTCCTCGCCGCGGACGGCCGGCTCCAGGTGGGGCCGGAGCTCAGCGCCGCGATGGTGCTGGAGGACCTCAGCAGCCGCTCGACCAACGCGGAGCTCCTCCTCGACGCGAGGTATCGATTCCTGCCCTTCATGGAGGCGGGCATCGGCGTCGGTCCGGGGATCACCTCGGGGATCGGGACGCCGGACGTGCGCGCCGTCGCGATGGCCGCCTTCACGCCGGAGCAGCCGACGGACCAGGACAGGGACGGCATCGGCGACCCCGAAGACGCGTGCCCGAGCGTGCCGGGCGTGCGCAGCGGCGACCCGAAGAAGAACGGCTGCCCGCCGCCGCCGGACCGCGACGCCGACGGCATCGTCGACGCCGAGGACGCCTGCCCCGCCGTCGCCGGCGTGCGCAGCGACGATCCGAAGAAGAACGGCTGCCCGCCGCCGCCGGACCGCGACGCCGACGGCATCGTCGACGCCGAGGACGCCTGCCCCGCCGTCGCCGGCGTGCGCAGCGACGACCCGAAGAAGAACGGCTGCCCGCCGGACCAGGACGACGACGGCGTGGCCGACGCCGAGGACGCGTGCCCCGACATCAAGGGGTTCCGCTCGAAGAACCCGGAGAAGAACGGCTGCCCGCGCGACACGGACGGCGACTCGTTCCGCGACGACAAGGACGCCTGCCCGAGGGAGAAGGGCTTCGCGGATCCTGACCCCGAGAAGAACGGCTGCCCGAAGGCGGTGCGGGTGACCGAGAAGCACGTCGTGATCCTCCAGCAAGTGCAGTTCGACACGAACAAGGCCACCATCAAGCCGGTGAGCGATCCGCTGCTCGACGAGGTCGCCGAGGTGCTGAAGGAGCACCCGGAGATCGAGCTCATCGAGATCCAGGGTCACACCGACAACCGGGGCACCGTGGAGCACAACAGGGTCCTGTCGCAGAACCGCGCCAACTCCGTCATGGCGGCGCTGGTCCGCCGCGGCATCGACTCGACGAGACTGACGGCCCAGGGCTACGGCCGGGACCAGCCCATCGACGACAACGCGACGGAGGCCGGGAGGCAGCGGAACCGACGAGTCCAGTTCAACATCATCAAGCAGGCCGCGTACAAGCCGCAGGCCGAGACCGGAGAGGATCGATGA
- a CDS encoding HD domain-containing protein, translating to MGTLLKRALDQAAVWHRAQKRKYPNADVPYISHLAGVAVLLARHGFDDEVVAAGALHDAMEDQGVTFDELSQRFGDRVATLVRHVTEQDRALPWEDRKRLYLEAFPKKPWEAQAITLADKIDNFQSIIVCAREHGDPWSMFKRGRDMQIARFEELRAMCRGLPPHPLLDEYGAVLDELLSTG from the coding sequence ATGGGCACCCTCCTCAAGCGTGCGCTCGACCAGGCGGCGGTCTGGCATCGAGCCCAGAAGCGCAAGTATCCGAACGCCGACGTCCCCTACATCAGCCACCTCGCCGGCGTGGCGGTCCTGCTCGCGCGCCACGGCTTCGACGACGAGGTCGTCGCGGCCGGCGCGCTGCACGACGCCATGGAGGACCAGGGCGTCACGTTCGACGAGCTGAGCCAGCGCTTCGGCGATCGCGTCGCCACGCTCGTCCGCCACGTGACCGAGCAGGACAGGGCGCTGCCCTGGGAAGACCGCAAGCGCCTCTATCTCGAGGCGTTCCCGAAGAAGCCCTGGGAGGCGCAGGCGATCACGCTGGCCGACAAGATAGACAACTTCCAGTCGATCATCGTCTGCGCGCGCGAGCACGGCGATCCGTGGTCGATGTTCAAGCGCGGTCGGGACATGCAGATCGCGAGGTTCGAAGAGCTGCGCGCGATGTGCCGCGGCCTGCCGCCGCACCCGCTGCTCGACGAGTACGGGGCCGTGCTCGACGAGCTCCTGTCGACGGGCTGA
- a CDS encoding SPW repeat domain-containing protein — protein MKLLSPRHHGYVDYAVVVVLALAPLALRLDPVPTAVCYVAAVAHLVVTLLSDQPLGAARKIPFSVHGALETSLAAALLASPWLFGFSAELPARTFFVVTGLALVLVALGTRYATGAASRQQPYDRYDR, from the coding sequence ATGAAGCTCCTTTCTCCTCGCCACCATGGATACGTCGATTACGCGGTCGTCGTCGTGCTCGCGCTCGCGCCGCTCGCGCTCCGCCTCGATCCGGTGCCCACGGCGGTCTGCTACGTCGCCGCCGTGGCGCACCTCGTCGTGACGCTGCTGTCCGATCAGCCGCTCGGCGCCGCCAGGAAGATCCCGTTTTCGGTGCACGGCGCGCTGGAGACATCCCTCGCCGCCGCTCTCCTCGCGTCGCCCTGGCTGTTCGGGTTCTCCGCCGAGCTCCCGGCGCGGACCTTCTTCGTGGTCACCGGGCTCGCGCTGGTGCTCGTCGCCCTCGGCACGAGGTACGCGACCGGCGCCGCCTCCCGGCAGCAGCCCTACGACCGCTACGATCGCTGA
- a CDS encoding exo-beta-N-acetylmuramidase NamZ family protein: MHVGLDRLPDLPQLQRLRSTRLGVLAHPASVDRELTHIAFVLERLGLRPRLFFGPEHGYGGEAQDMATVMSSVDARSGAGIVSLYGESFEDLSPSAADLAKIDVLLIDLADVGARYYTFVWTALLALRAAHAAGVHVVLLDRPNPLGGAAESVEGATQAPGFLSFVGLEPVPVRHSLTVGELVALFARREGIPLGDVACGLQVVAVEGHRREALASGWDRPFVLPSPNMPTADTALVYPGGCLLEGTNLSEGRGTTRPFEIVGAPWLDGRDLAARLSSTALPGFVARPLTFRPTFQKHAGKICGGVQIHVTDPRAFRPVATYVALIAFAFRQQPEQFRFRTERYEYVDTIPAFDLLTGSAAARLAIAAGEDPLAIAVEVSRADPTWPEVMREAQAAVSAC, encoded by the coding sequence GTGCACGTCGGACTGGACCGCCTCCCGGATCTTCCGCAGCTCCAGCGCCTCCGCTCGACTCGCCTGGGGGTCCTTGCGCACCCGGCGAGCGTCGATCGCGAGCTGACCCATATCGCCTTCGTCCTCGAGCGCCTCGGCCTGCGCCCGCGCCTCTTCTTCGGCCCCGAGCACGGCTACGGCGGCGAGGCGCAGGACATGGCGACGGTGATGAGCAGCGTCGACGCGCGCTCCGGCGCGGGCATCGTCAGCCTGTACGGCGAAAGCTTCGAGGATCTCTCGCCTTCCGCGGCGGATCTCGCGAAGATCGACGTGCTGCTCATCGATCTCGCCGACGTCGGCGCGCGGTACTACACGTTCGTCTGGACGGCGCTCCTCGCGCTGCGGGCGGCTCACGCGGCGGGCGTGCACGTCGTGCTGCTCGATCGCCCGAACCCCCTCGGGGGCGCGGCGGAGAGCGTCGAGGGCGCGACGCAGGCGCCGGGGTTCCTGTCGTTCGTGGGCCTGGAGCCGGTGCCCGTCCGCCACTCGCTCACGGTGGGCGAGCTGGTCGCGCTCTTCGCGCGGCGCGAGGGCATCCCGCTCGGCGACGTCGCCTGCGGGCTCCAGGTCGTGGCCGTCGAGGGTCATCGCCGGGAGGCGCTCGCGTCCGGGTGGGATCGCCCGTTCGTCCTCCCGTCGCCCAACATGCCGACGGCGGACACCGCGCTCGTCTACCCGGGCGGCTGCCTGCTGGAGGGGACGAACCTGTCGGAGGGCCGCGGCACGACGCGCCCGTTCGAGATCGTGGGCGCCCCCTGGCTCGACGGCCGCGATCTCGCCGCGCGCCTCTCGTCCACCGCGCTGCCGGGCTTCGTCGCGCGGCCGCTCACCTTCCGGCCCACCTTCCAGAAGCACGCGGGCAAGATCTGCGGCGGCGTCCAGATCCACGTCACCGATCCGCGCGCCTTCCGCCCGGTCGCGACGTACGTCGCGCTCATCGCGTTCGCCTTCAGGCAGCAGCCCGAGCAGTTCCGCTTCCGCACCGAGCGGTACGAGTACGTCGACACGATCCCGGCCTTCGATCTGCTCACCGGCTCTGCTGCCGCGCGCCTCGCCATCGCGGCCGGCGAGGATCCGCTGGCGATCGCCGTCGAGGTGTCGCGCGCGGATCCGACCTGGCCCGAGGTGATGCGGGAGGCGCAGGCGGCCGTCTCCGCCTGCTGA
- the truA gene encoding tRNA pseudouridine(38-40) synthase TruA: protein MARSTASSRGILLSVAYDGRPFAGFARQRDQRTVSGELLGALRVIDPGIREIRGASRTDAGVHARDQRVAFDTTAPLPPRGWVLATARHLPEEIVIRRAALVRLGFSPRFESLRKRYRYLVLRDLVRDPFLSRRAWRVEGITDEAIERARAEALAAKGTHDFAAFRTSADERTTTVRTLYGVELSLDPADPRVVRIDVEGNAFLHNMVRILVGTLMDVARGHLAPGAIARALASLDRRDAGITAPPDGLYLERIHLRDDGQDAWPTGPSDGCSTDDAAPTDLGAPAEGAPEE, encoded by the coding sequence GTGGCGAGGAGCACCGCTTCGAGCCGGGGGATCCTGCTCTCGGTCGCCTACGACGGGCGCCCGTTCGCGGGCTTCGCCCGCCAGCGCGACCAGCGCACGGTCTCGGGAGAGCTGCTCGGCGCGCTGCGCGTCATCGATCCCGGCATCCGCGAGATCCGCGGCGCGAGCCGCACCGACGCGGGCGTCCACGCGCGCGACCAGCGCGTCGCCTTCGACACGACGGCGCCGCTGCCGCCGCGCGGCTGGGTCCTCGCGACCGCGCGCCACCTCCCGGAAGAGATCGTGATCCGGCGCGCGGCCCTGGTGCGCCTCGGGTTCTCGCCGCGCTTCGAGAGCCTCCGCAAGCGCTACCGCTACCTGGTCCTCCGGGATCTGGTCCGCGACCCGTTCCTCAGCCGTCGCGCCTGGCGGGTCGAGGGCATCACGGACGAGGCGATCGAGCGGGCGCGCGCCGAGGCGCTCGCCGCGAAGGGCACCCACGACTTCGCCGCGTTCCGGACGAGCGCGGACGAGCGGACGACCACGGTGCGGACGCTGTACGGCGTCGAGCTGTCGCTCGATCCCGCGGATCCGCGCGTCGTGCGGATCGACGTCGAGGGGAACGCGTTCCTGCACAACATGGTGCGCATCCTGGTCGGCACCTTGATGGACGTGGCGCGCGGCCACCTCGCCCCCGGCGCGATCGCGCGCGCGCTCGCGTCGCTGGATCGGCGCGACGCGGGGATCACGGCGCCGCCGGACGGGCTCTACCTGGAGCGCATCCACCTGCGTGACGATGGGCAGGATGCCTGGCCGACGGGGCCTTCGGACGGATGCTCGACGGACGACGCCGCGCCGACGGACCTCGGCGCGCCCGCGGAGGGCGCCCCCGAGGAGTGA
- a CDS encoding AgmX/PglI C-terminal domain-containing protein, with protein MPPSSQQIPGKSGGPGPYIAGMVVLAALMAGLLYWKLRPEPAAPPVAPTAAVPAETKPAEPPPLFAPPPPPPVDEVEDAGVDAGKVASGQGPATTGKSPCSGKCGDGATSPALDSAVLGLARSAQGCYNRALRTSEVSGKLTVSVQVASNGAVCSASILNDTVGSGEIASCVLGRFRGKSLPPPQSGCVVVNVPINFTIKQ; from the coding sequence ATGCCTCCGTCGTCCCAGCAGATCCCGGGAAAATCCGGCGGCCCTGGGCCCTACATCGCAGGAATGGTCGTCCTTGCTGCGCTCATGGCGGGCCTGCTCTACTGGAAGCTGCGCCCGGAGCCGGCCGCGCCGCCCGTGGCGCCGACCGCCGCTGTCCCCGCCGAGACGAAGCCCGCGGAGCCTCCGCCGCTCTTCGCGCCCCCGCCGCCGCCGCCCGTCGACGAGGTCGAGGACGCCGGCGTGGACGCCGGCAAGGTCGCGTCGGGGCAGGGCCCGGCCACCACCGGCAAGTCGCCTTGCTCCGGCAAGTGCGGCGACGGCGCGACCTCGCCCGCGCTCGACTCCGCCGTCCTGGGGCTCGCTCGCTCGGCGCAGGGTTGTTATAACCGCGCGCTGCGCACCTCGGAGGTCTCCGGCAAGCTGACGGTGAGCGTGCAGGTCGCCTCCAACGGCGCGGTGTGCAGCGCCTCGATCCTCAACGACACGGTGGGCTCGGGCGAGATTGCGTCTTGCGTCTTGGGACGTTTCCGCGGCAAATCACTGCCTCCGCCGCAGAGCGGATGCGTCGTGGTGAACGTTCCGATCAACTTCACCATCAAGCAATAG
- the rsmD gene encoding 16S rRNA (guanine(966)-N(2))-methyltransferase RsmD gives MIAGRLGGRRLAAPRGEGTRPTADRVREALFSSLGDVTGALVCDLYAGTGALGIEALSRGARRAVFVESGRPALAVLRENLAALGLDEAARVVPLPVERALDLLRDEGPFDLALLDPPYAVLAKAAAAAARLAGPLGLLAPEGRLVLEHARRDPSPEIAGLTCAASRAYGDTSVSFYTR, from the coding sequence GTGATCGCCGGCCGGCTCGGCGGGCGAAGGCTCGCCGCGCCGCGCGGGGAGGGCACGCGGCCGACCGCGGACCGCGTGCGCGAGGCGCTCTTCTCCTCGCTCGGCGACGTCACCGGCGCGCTCGTCTGCGACCTGTACGCCGGCACCGGCGCGCTCGGCATCGAGGCGCTCTCGCGCGGCGCGCGGCGCGCCGTCTTCGTCGAGAGCGGCCGCCCTGCGCTCGCCGTGCTCCGCGAGAACCTCGCCGCGCTCGGCCTCGACGAGGCGGCGCGGGTCGTCCCGCTCCCCGTCGAGCGCGCGCTCGATCTGCTCCGCGACGAGGGCCCCTTCGACCTCGCCCTGCTCGATCCGCCCTACGCCGTCCTGGCCAAGGCCGCCGCCGCGGCCGCGCGCCTCGCCGGGCCGCTCGGCTTGCTCGCCCCGGAAGGGCGCCTCGTCCTCGAGCACGCGCGCCGCGATCCCTCCCCGGAGATCGCCGGGCTCACCTGCGCTGCGAGCCGCGCCTACGGTGACACCTCGGTGTCGTTCTACACGCGCTGA